A stretch of Henckelia pumila isolate YLH828 chromosome 4, ASM3356847v2, whole genome shotgun sequence DNA encodes these proteins:
- the LOC140865218 gene encoding trihelix transcription factor GTL2, translated as MIDLVLKSIYFLDLAKKKGQRKKRESTMYNGVPSDEFHRFISSRNSSLPIPLHSFSDNFNPFSSSSSSSSLQQFQRQESVVKNAGKQLQRDGSMDPWSADELLALLKVRSSMENWFPDMSWELVSRKLAGLGFIRSAEQCKEKFEDESLNFNSLSYEKNYRIFTEFDPFYTSENQEKSHIVPETVKQNIDEGDKVQQNIHVEELETEKFEESEEIMVKKTEEKNRKRKRKDKFEMFEGFCEAIVSKMIVQQEELHNKLIEDLVRRDKEMAEREEAWKRQEMDRIKRENEIKAREQAIAGERQAKIIEFLKKIQDSVKLNDTATAKILQDFEFPDSQNKPAAEISSSPRMVESHKNPSTDIPFESNTEATKTTPSPPSPSSSLATKNSEANSCSISVLTNDNNLTSHKSCQMMESRGDAGKRWPRDEVLALINLRCKFSGNIEETKEGAKGPLWERISQGMMELGYKRSSKRCKEKWENINKYFRKTKDNTKKRSIDSRTCPYFHQLNSLYSGGTTLEDQSNAPENSE; from the exons ATGATTGATTTGGTTTTGAAGTCAATATATTTTCTAGACTTGGCAAAGAAGAAGGGGCAGAGGAAAAAGAGAGAATCCACCATGTACAATGGCGTGCCCAGTGATGAATTTCACCGATTCATTTCTTCGAGAAATTCTTCGCTTCCAATCCCTCTCCATTCCTTTTCCGACAATTTCAATCCATtctcctcttcttcttcttcttcatcgttGCAGCAATTTCAGCGGCAAGAATCAGTGGTTAAAAATGCGGGGAAGCAGCTGCAGAGAGATGGATCCATGGATCCCTGGTCTGCTGATGAACTTCTCGCGTTGCTCAAAGTTAGATCCAGCATGGAGAATTGGTTCCCTGATATGAGTTGGGAGCTTGTTTCGAG GAAACTAGCCGGGCTTGGATTTATTAGGAGTGCAGAGCAATGTAAGGAGAAATTTGAAGACGAAAGCTTAAACTTCAACAGCTTAAGCTACGAAAAGAACTACAGAATATTCACCGAGTTCGATCCATTCTACACCTCGGAGAATCAAGAAAAATCCCATATTGTCCCAGAAACCGTGAAACAAAATATTGATGAAGGAGACAAAGTACAGCAGAATATCCATGTTGAAGAATTAGAGACAGAAAAGTTcgaagaaagtgaagaaataaTGGTGAAGAAAACAGAAGAAAAAAAcaggaagaggaagaggaaaGACAAATTCGAGATGTTCGAAGGTTTCTGTGAGGCGATTGTGAGTAAAATGATTGTTCAACAAGAGGAGCTGCACAACAAACTGATTGAAGATTTGGTGAGAAGGGACAAAGAAATGGCGGAAAGAGAGGAAGCGTGGAAGAGACAAGAAATGGATAGGATTAAGCGTGAGAATGAGATCAAGGCACGGGAGCAAGCTATTGCAGGAGAGAGACAGGCAAAGATCATTGAGTTCTTAAAGAAGATTCAAGATTCAGTCAAGTTAAATGACACTGCAACTGCTAAAATTTTACAAGATTTCGAGTTCCCCGACTCACAAAACAAGCCTGCAGCTGAAATATCTTCTTCACCGAGGATGGTTGAATCCCACAAAAACCCTAGTACCGACATCCCCTTTGAGAGCAACACGGAAGCCACGAAAACCACTCCATCACCTCCAAGCCCAAGCTCCAGTCTTGCCACAAAAAATTCAGAAGCCAACTCTTGCTCCATCTCAGTTCTAACAAATGACAACAATCTAACATCCCATAAATCTTGTCAGATGATGGAATCAAGAGGAGATGCAGGGAAGAGATGGCCCCGAGATGAGGTGTTGGCTTTGATCAATCTAAGGTGCAAGTTCAGTGGAAACATCGAGGAAACCAAGGAAGGAGCAAAGGGTCCCCTTTGGGAGAGAATCTCTCAAGGGATGATGGAATTGGGATACAAGAGAAGCTCAAAAAGATGCAAAGAGAAATGGGAAAACATCAACAAATACTTCAGGAAAACCAAAGACAACACCAAGAAGAGGTCCATTGATTCAAGAACTTGCCCTTATTTTCATCAGCTCAACTCTTTATACAGTGGGGGAACAACACTTGAAGACCAATCAAATGCTCCAGAAAACAGCGAGTAG